From a region of the Neisseria subflava genome:
- a CDS encoding RlmE family RNA methyltransferase, which produces MAVRSKSSKAWLHEHVNDHYVHMAQKDGYRARAAYKLLEINQKDKLIKPGTVLADLGSAPGSWSQVAAKLVGKTGAVFALDILPMEAIEGVSFIQGDFREDAVLEQFEALLDNRPLDLVICDMAPNMSGNAVTDQARSFYLCELALDFASQHLKPGGSFLVKVFQGAGYQEYTAAMREIFASVQTRKPDASRNRSSEIYLLGKNKR; this is translated from the coding sequence ATGGCTGTACGCTCAAAATCTTCAAAAGCATGGCTGCATGAGCACGTCAACGATCATTATGTCCATATGGCACAAAAGGACGGATATCGTGCCAGAGCGGCTTATAAATTATTGGAAATTAATCAAAAAGATAAATTAATCAAACCAGGTACGGTTTTGGCAGATTTGGGCAGCGCGCCGGGAAGTTGGTCACAGGTAGCGGCCAAGCTGGTCGGTAAAACAGGAGCAGTGTTTGCTTTGGATATTTTGCCGATGGAAGCTATTGAAGGTGTGTCGTTTATTCAGGGCGACTTTAGGGAAGATGCTGTTTTGGAGCAGTTTGAAGCCTTATTGGATAATCGCCCATTAGACCTTGTAATCTGTGATATGGCACCCAATATGTCAGGCAATGCCGTAACAGACCAGGCACGCAGTTTTTACCTGTGTGAACTGGCTTTGGATTTTGCCTCGCAGCATTTGAAACCCGGAGGCAGTTTTTTGGTGAAGGTGTTTCAAGGCGCGGGCTATCAGGAATATACGGCGGCAATGCGCGAAATTTTTGCCAGTGTGCAAACTCGAAAGCCGGATGCTTCCCGCAATCGTTCCAGTGAGATTTACCTATTAGGCAAAAATAAACGCTGA